CTTCGGCGCTGACATCCGGATAGGCCCCGAAGATGCCGCCTTGGCAGGCTGCGGCCGGAAGCGTATCCGGGCAACCCGAGAAGGTGACGTTGCGGCCGCCGATGTCTTCCTTCTTGTCGTGCGTGTAGCGCAGGCCGCCGGTAAAGCGCAGGGCGTCCGTGATATTCCAGGTGGCTTGGCCGAACACGGCACGGGAGTCGATCTGGCGGTTGCCCTGGATGAAGCTACCCGCCCAGCTGAAGGTGCCGTTGCGATAGCCGTTGCGCTGGTCAATATCGAAGCGGATGCGGTTTTTCTCATGGCTGTAGTAAGCGCCGAGAATCCAGTCCACCGTCTGCTCGCCGGTCGACTTCAGTTGAAGCTCGTGGCTCTGGAACTCGTAGCGCGAGCTGAGCGTGCGGTTTTCACCAAAGGCACCCACCGGCAGGTCGTTGCTGGTCGGTGGCAATGCGCCCGCGTCGGCGTCGGTCTGCGTGCTACCGCCGATCCGCGACCAGCCGGCGATGTAGCTGACCTGGATGCTGTCGGTAATGTCATAATCCATGGTGCTCCGCACGGCGACCGAGTAGCGGTCGGTGTCCGGCGCGGTGTCAGCCAGGGTTGACCAACGCTTGGTGCCGGGGCGCGGGTTCTGAAGAAGGCCGATCACCGGTGCGCCGTTATCGAGATAGCCCTCGGCGCTCAGATTCCAGGCGAACTGGTTGCTGGGCTGCCACAGCATGCTCAGGCGGGCGGACTGCTGGCTGGCTGCGTAGTATTTCTTGCCGGTGGTCACGAATGCCGAGCGGTCGACGCCGATGATATCCGGCGCTTCCTGGTAGTCGGCGTAGCCATCGTGGCGATCGCTGATAAAGGCGGCGCGGAAGGCAAGGGTGTCGGTCACCGGAATGTTGAGCGCACCACGGATGCCGAGGCGATCGTAGCTGCCAGCCACCGCTTCGACATTGCCGCTGAATTCGCCGAGTTTCGGCTTGGCGGAGACCATGTTGAGCGCACCAACCGTGGCGTTGCGGCCGAACAGCGTGCCCTGCGGACCGCGCAGAACCTCGACCCGCTCCATGTCGTACATGAGCACCGAGGCGCCCTGGGCGCGCGGCGAATAGATGCCGTCGATGTAGATTGCCACTTCAGGGTCTGCGACTTCGGTGTAAGCGCTGTCATTACCGATACCACGCAGGGTCAGCAGCACAGCTGACTGGTCGCCCTGTTGGTTGAACTGAAGGCTCGGCACGAAGCGGGCCAGGTCGGTCACGTCCTTGACCTGCTGACGATCGAGCGTTGCCTGGCTGAAGGCGGAAACGGCGAGCGGCGTGCTCTGCAGGTTGGTCTCGCGACGAGTTGCCGTCACGATGATATCCTGCGTCAGGGCAGCCGTGTTGGCCTGGGCGCCATCCGCCTGCTGGGCGGATTGTGCGGATGCCGTGCCGTTCAGGAAAAGTGAGGTCGCGAGCGCAGTGCTCACGACAAGCGCGTGTCTCATCATTAGCTGTTCCTCCCCATTTCTGCTCTATTTAGGTGAGCTTGTGATTAGTTTTGTCAGATTAAGACAGCGCTGTCAAGACGTTCTGTTACGTTTCCGTCGTGGCCGGAAAACGCGAGAAAACTGCGCCCTTCAGCGTGGTGGGATTGTTAAAATTGCGGCCCTTCAGAAGATTTTTTGTAGCCGAGGAGCGGCTGGGATGACTGTTTTGGGGAGCGAACCGGGAAGAGTCGGCGAGCAATGCCGCTCACGACTGAGACGTTAGTTTGCAGGTAACGCCAAGTAAGGACGCGCGGCCTCCTAAGGCATAGAGCACGGCGTCTGGTTGAGGACAAAAAGCTCAGCTCCCATCGAACCATTGTCTTAAAAATTATTGACAGCGCTGTCCATGTCTCTCTTATTTATGGCTGTCGTCGAAGCGATGCAATTTTAACACAGTTGGATGGTGCCATTGACCAGCTCTTCCCAGATTGCGGCCATTGAAGCTGCTGTGTCCGACTCAGCTGGTCTGATTCTTGTTGGAGATATTGGCGGCACCCATGCCCGCTTCGCCCTGGCGCCGCTTGCCGGCTCGCTGCAGCTTACCGCCCTGCGGAAATGGCGCGTTGCGGACTTCCCAACCCTTGTCAAGGCGGCGCAGGCCTATCTTGAGGAAGTTGCTCCCAATAGTGCGGTTCGCCTGGGGTCGATCGCTGTTGCAGGGCCTGCCGTTGATGACAGGGTGCAGGTGACCAACTGTCACTGGCAGTTTTCTATCCAGGAAACGCAGCATGCGCTGGGTTTCGAGCAGCTTCATACTATCAACGATTTTGCGGCTAACAGTTGGGCTCTGCCCGGTCTTGAAGATGTTGATTTGGTGCCGATTGGCGCCTGTCGGCCTGACAAGGGACGAGATGGCCTCTCCGTGGTGCTCGGTCCAGGTACGGGCCTTGGCGTTGGCGCGATTCACTGCGGTCGCGATGGCCGGGTAACGGTGTTTGAAACCGAAGGTGGGCATGTATCCTTCGCGCCAACGAACGAAGAGGAGGACAGGATTCTTCTACGGCTTCGCCAGCGCTATGGCCGCGTCTCCTATGAACGGCTGCTCTGCGGCGCGGGGCTCGTCAATATTTACGATGCGCTGGCAGACTGCGGAACGGAAATAGAGCCAAGCGAAGTCACCGCACGCGCCATATCCGATCCGCGCGCCGCACGGGCCGTTGAACTGTTCTGCGAGATGCTCGGCAGCTTTGCGGGCGACGTGGCGCTGATGTATGGGGCCTGGAATGGCGTCTATCTGGCCGGCGGTGTGCTCGGCGCGATGCGACAGGCGCTTGCAGGAGGCGGCTTTCGCCGCTGTTTTGAAAACAAGGGGCGTTTCTCCGCCATGCTCGCCCAGGTGCCCACCCTGCTGATCGACCAGCCTGCTCTCGGCCTGATGGGTGCAGCGGCGGCGCTTCGCCACCAGCTTGGCAGCCGCTGAGATTTTCGGCCCCCCGTCTCATCGTCAAGGCTGGGCGTTGCGGTTCACTAAGGTGGTGCTTACCATGTTCTTGAAGCCGACACGCCGGCAGGTTCGTTCCTGGCTTAACGTCCGCGTTGCATCAATATCGCAACATTGGGTCAGGGATCACGGTGATGAAACATGGCTTTACTCTGCGAATCTTCCTGGGCGTCTTTACCGCAGCGGGGCTCTCCTCTGGCGTGCCCAACCTTGCCTTGGCGCACCATGGCTGGAGTTCCTATGATGCCAGCAAGATTATTACGCTTACAGCACAGTTGCAGGACGTAGTCTGGCGTAACCCGCACGCTGAGGCCAAGGTTGATTATAGTGGTGAAACCTGGGTGGTGGTACTGGCGCCCATCAGCCGGATGGAGGCGCGGGGGTTGACCAAGGACATGCTCAAAAATGGCGTGACAGCCACGCTGGAAGGCTATCCGCGCAGTGACGGCACGCCAGAAATGCGGCTGGAGCGGATCACGGTCAACGGCAAGACGGTTGAGCTGCGCTAGGCGATGGATCTTACGGCGGCAGCGCACGCCCTCGAAAGTTCTGCTCTTGGCGCTTGGGTGCGAGGCTCGCCGGTTGCCTACCCGGTCGCCAACCTCGTCCATTTGCTGGGGCTCGTGCTGCTGATCGGCGGCATCGGGATTGTCGACCTGCGGCTCATCGGCCTAGGGAGGCGAATTCCACTTATGCCGCTTGCGCGGTTTCTAACACCCCTGGCAATTGCCGGTCTTATGTTGCTGCTCGCCAGTGGTTTTCTTCTATTCGCGGCTGATGCGGGACCGCTGATCAGATCGGCCGCGTTTCGCTGGAAAATGGTTCTGCTCGCGCTTGCGCTCATCAATGCCATTCTGTTCCAGCTACTCTGGCGACGCAAAGTTGGAGGTTGGAGCAGGGGTGTGCCGTCACCAGCCCGAGCCATGGCCGGCCTGTCGCTTGGCCTATGGCTGGCAATTGCAACCTTCGGGCGGTTGATCGCCTATAACTGATAGTCAAGGGCTTCCTTCCTGTAAGCAGCTACTACCGGGAGCACTATGAATAATCGCCAGATGCTGCGGTACAGCTTAGCTATGATTGCGCTGTCGGGAGGTGCTGGCGCAGCCTGGTTATTGTCCTTGCCCCCTGGGCGGAAGAGCAGAATCGCACCGCCGATCAAGCAGGCAGAAAAGGATACTATGATCGCGGCACTGAGGCCGCCAAAACGCTCGTGCCCGCTGATTGCCATCCTGGGAGCCAATGATGGCAGCGAGACGACGGACTATCTAATGCCTTACGGCATCCTCCGGCATGCTGGGGTTGCCGACGTAATCGCGCTGGGCATGGTGCCTGGGCCGATTAGGCTTTATCCGGCGCTCAAGGTGCTGCCCCAGGCAACGGTTGCTCATTTCGATGCAAGACATCCAGAAGGGGCTGATTATGTGATCGTTCCTGCTATGCGCCGCGATGATGACCCGGCAATCCTGAGATGGATCAAGCACCAATCGAGCAAGGGAGCGACTATTATTGGCGTTTGTGCCGGGGCCAAGGTTGTCGCAAATGCAGGATTACTTGATGGAAGATGGGCAACGACGCATTGGTATTATCTGGATACGATGCGCGCCAGGCACCCTGCGATCCATTACATTCCTGACCGCCGATTGGTGGTGGATCGGGGCGTGTTGACGACAACGGGCATCACGGCCTCGATACCCTTATCGCTCACCTTGATCGAGGCCATTGCGGGGCGGGAGCTTGCCAGCGCTATCGCTGAAAATCTTGGCGTTACGGACTGGGACGCGCGCCACGACAGCAGCGCCTTTCAGTTTGCGCGCCCGTTCGCGTTGACGGCAATATGCAACCGGCTCAGCTTCTGGAAGCATGAATGGCTTGGCCTGATGCTTGAAGCAGACACGGATGAAGTGTCGCTTGCCCTGCTCGCTGATGCCTGGTCCCGCACCTATCGCTCCAGCGTGGTGACGCTCGCTTCTGCGGCTGGAGTGCTGCCAACCCGTCATGGTCTACTTGTCCTGCCCGATCGGGCCCTTATCGACTGGCCTGGGAAACAGCGGGTCATGCTCGTTGCCCGCCAAAAGCCCGCCCAGGTTCTGGACGAAGCACTTCTCGCAATCGCTGCCCGCTATGGTGAACGAACGGCTGATTTCGTCGCCATGCAGCTGGAATACAGTAGGGAAAGCCCACAGTCATGGGCCAATGAAACTTAGGACGACTGGATTATCAACATGAAAGGAGCAGGGCCTGCTGCGTTTAGGTGCGAAAAAATACTGCTTCCTCATGCTGCCGACTTCTCTTCAACCTATGGTAACAAATCTTTTAAAAATATTCAGAAAACTTTAACTTAAGGCGCTAAAGGGCGGGGGCCAGGCGTTGTTTGACAGTTGCAGTAATCCGGAAAGCGCGGTGAGACGTCCTTCTTTCGGCTTGGCAGGACGTAAGCGCGCGCCGGGGCTTGAGGAGTAGAGGGGCATGACAGCAAGGGATAAGCAATTCACGGCTAGCCGCCCGGTGCAACTCGAAGTAAGCGGGCCTGCCACCAGCTGCCAAGGCGCGGCGCCATGGCCCGAGTTCCCATCGCAAAGGCGAACCGAACTCACGAATTTCGCCCGCGCCTATCGGGTGGCGCAGCGGATCCACGAGGTGCGTGGCATTCCGGTGGCCGTGCTGCAGCAGCAGTGTTCCTTCCAATCGCATTGCATCGTCTGGGGCAATGACATTTTCCGCCTGCAGCATGAAGGCAACGACCCTGTCCCTTACAAGGTTGTTACTGTTTTGTTCTGAAAAGCTGCAATCCATCCATAAGCACAGCAACGTTGTCTCATTCTCGCGCCTGATTGCGACAAGAGATAATTCCAGATCGTCTGAAGTGAAACTTGGTGTCCACCGGCAATCGTCATAAGCTGCTATGTGATAGAGCAAAGGCTGCGAGCAATCCTACAACAACGAGCATTCCCGTGCCACCATGCTCCTCTTCCACAGCTTCCGGCAGCATGGTGTCTGCAATCATTGCCAGGAGTGCTCCGGCCGCCACGGCATTGACCGCTGCGATCGACGAGGGGGCAGCATCGCCAAGGAGGGCAGCGCCGGTCGCAGCGGCACATGTGGAGAGAGCAACCACGCCTGTCCACAGCCCGAAGACGTAAAGTCTGCTGCGTCCGGCCTTCTTCATGCCGATCGCGCTTGTCATGCCTTCGGGCAGGTTAGACAGGAATATGGCAGCCAGCATGGCGAGGCTGACGCTTCCCCCTGTCAAGAGGCCGACGCCGAGCACGATAGACTCCGGCACACCATCAAGCAAAGAGCCAATGGCGATGGCCATGCCGCCTCCAGCCTGATCCTTCTGCTGATCGCCCGATCGTTTCCGATGCTTGCCGCCACCTTTGTTAACGAGCCAATTGGCGATCGTATAGGCGGCTGAGCCGGCGAGGGCGCCGCCGATGATCGGCCACAGTCCACCTTGCTGAAATCCCTCCATAATCAGGTCGTAGGCAACAGCAGAGATGAGGACCCCGCAACCAAAAGCCATAATGCCGGCAGTTAGCCGCGTGGGGAGCTTTAGGAGATAGCCCAGGAGTGCCCCAACAAGCAGCGAAGATGCCCCAAGCAGTGACCAGAGTCCGGCCTGTGCCCACAGTGGCATTGCAATGCTCCCTATAGTGGCAGGCGAGTAACTGTTGGTCTCCTTCAGTGCTCGCGCAAGAGCCTAGGCAGGCCTGAAGCGAAGCCGGGCCGTCTTGGCAATGCCGATATCGCTTCCCAATGCCTGCGTTATGCATGGAAGGTCAGGGGAACACGACAATAAGGCCAGAGTTCCCTTATTCTGTGAGGCGAGGGAGCGTATTTGGGCATTGTCCTGATGGCAAGGAAGGGCTGTCGAAACGGCCATACGGATGAAGCATGGGGACGTTCATATGGAACGTGATGACGAATCCGATACGTTTGAGGCGACAGAGGCTCTCTCTCCACGCGAGGAACATGAGGCCACCAAGCGCACGAGCCCAAATGCTATCATCATTCACGAGGCAATCCGCCGGGAGGGGGAGGAAGAGCTGGCTCGCCCCGTATCATCGCTCGCTTGGTCGGGGTTGGCAGCGGGGCTTTCCATGGGGCTCTCGCTGATGGGCGAGGGGCTATTGCACGCGGCCTTGCCAGATGCGCCCTGGCGCAAGCTGATCGCCAGCTTCGGCTATTCGCTTGGCTTCGTGGCGGTCGTGCTGGGTCGCCAGCAATTGTTTACAGAAAACACCCTGACCGGCGTCGTTCCAGTTCTGCATGCAAAGACGCTGGGAGCCATCGGCGCGCTGGCCCGGTTATGGAGTGTCGTATTCCTGGCCAATATAACAGGCACTATCCTCTTTGCCCTAGTGGTCTCGTACGCGCACCTGTTCGATGCGGATGTGTACCAGGCATTTGAGGAAATTGGCGTGCGGGCTGTGGAAAGCGGGTTCTGGACTACGTTTGTACGGGCGATCGTTGCCGGCTGGATGATCGCCCTGATGGTATGGCTGCTGCCGGCCGCTGGCACAGCCCGTCTTTTTGTTGTTATCCTACTGACCTACTTCGTTGGCCTTGGTCATCTTGCCCATGTGATTGCCGGTTCGGCAGAGGTCGCCTATGTCGCCCTCGTTGGTGCGATCGGATGGGATTCCTATTTTCTGGAGTTTCTGCTGCCAACCCTGCTCGGCAACACGCTGGGTGGCGGAATTCTGGTTGCAACCCTTAACCATGCACAAGTGCGCGCCGAATTGTAACGTGAACAGAGCTTTTGGTGGACCATCGTCAGGGCGTAAACACAAGCGCATCATGGCGGAGGTGCCAATCAGCGTCGATCTGACAACCAATCGCCCGGCCGGGCCGTCAAGCTCAGTGGTGAACTGTGGAGGATTGCGGCCGCGCCCAAGCCTCACAGTAGCGGCGCGCTCACTGGCGCACGCAGGCGTGGTAGACGGCCATAGGCGATCGCTCGCAACAGCCACTCGGCAGGGCCTATCGAGAAGTGCCTCAACCACCAGAGGCAGAAGGTGCCGCTGACGAACCAAATCGCAGCGCTAATTGCGGCGAGCGCGGCATAGCCAAAGGTGCCGAAAGTGCCGAAGCCGTAGAACAGGGTGGAGGTCAGGAGTGACTGGAGCGTATAGGCTGTCAGGGCCATGCGGCCGAGGGCCTCGAGGAAGCCAGAACGCGCTGGCGCTCTTTGCTGAAACAGCAGCGCGATAAGGCCAATATAACCGAGGGTGAGGGCGAGACGTGCCGGCTCGTAGCTGGCTGAACGCAGTAGCGAAACCGAAAGGTTCAGGCGGTGAATGTCGAGCTCGAAACCCGTTCGGGCCTGCCAGAGAAAATCTAACGTGCGAAGGGCCAGGCCAAAGCTGATCCCAATGGCTGCCATTTTCATATATTTCCGGAAAGAGCAGTTGCCGGTGAGCACTCCAGAGCGGAAGAGCGCCATGCCGATCAGCATGAAGCTGAGACTTTCGGCAACGCCAAGCCAGCTGTAATTCCCGAGGTGACGCGACGCCCATCCGGCCGCGCTCCAGGAAAGGAGCGGCCCAAGATTCGTTCTTTGGTCGATCTCTGCGCGGCGGGCCGCCTCGCCTGGGTAAACGGAGTTCTTTACTTCCTGTGCCGTCTCCAAGGCCGTTTTTTGTTCTTGGGTTAGCGTTTGTCCCTGTTGTTGCGCTAGCTCCGCCGTTGCTGCGAGCTGGTAGCGGGCAACCCAGGTGCCGGTATCGTAGGCGCGAAATGCGCTGAGGGAGGCAAGAATGATGAGGGCCGCTATCCAGAGCGTTGCTGGCCTTGCGCTTCGGAAGGCCAGCAGGGCAAAGCCGGCAACACCATAAGTCCATAAAATCTCGCCTGGCCACAGAAGCAAGGCGAAATGAATAACGCCGAAGAGAAGCAGGGCGAGACAGCGTCGGGTCCAGATATCGATTGGCGCCACCTGGGGAGTATCTCCCTCTGTGCGCCGGAGCATCATCAGCATTCCCGCGCCAAACAGAAGCGTGAAAAGGCCGCGCATGGCGCCTTCAAGGAACAGACGCTGGATGCTCCAGCCGATCCAGTTCGCATCCAGGCGGGCGGGAAAGGTCCGGCCCTCAGTGCCGCCGACCGTGCCCATGACGATGATGTTGACCGGTAGAATGCCGCAGACGGCAATGCCGCGCAGATAATCAAGAAGGCGGATTCGCTTATCCGCAGGCGTTGGGCCCAGAGATCGCTCTGCGCTCATTATACCTCCTCCCACGTGCGCCGTTCCCGCCAAGACTTGGGATCGCGCGCATGCCCATGTTCCTCACGTGGGATCATGCACCAAATTCTAGCAATTCGGGAATGTTGTTTGTCCGTGCCCTGTCACAGCCTAATCCGCGCTACAGACAGCATGCTGTTGGACTGGAGAGGGATGAATATATTTTGACTAGTTCGTTCGATCGAACTAAGTAGCCATTATGGAACAGACAAGGCCCTCCTTGCCAATCGAGATGCGCCTGCTTGAGGCGGCCATCGACCAGTTTGGCCGGGAAGGACTGGATGGCGCCAGCACGCGCAAGATTGCGGCAGCCGCTGCTACTACCATGTCCGCCATCACCTACCATTATGGCGGGAAGGAAGGACTTTATCTGGCGGCAGCTCGCTATATCGCTGAACAGATTGGCCAGCGCATGGCGCCAGCGCTTGCTGCCTCAGAGGCAGGCGTCGTGGGGGAGCCGGTCTGGATGCGGCGACCAAGGCACTGTTGACCCTTATGGATCGCTTCGTTGAAGTGATGACCGATCCGGAAAGCGAGCGGTGGGCGCGGTTCATCGTGCGGGAGCAGATGGACCCGACCGAGGCTTTCGACACCATCTTCGCGACCATGGGCGTGGTGGCGCACCGGATCGTGGCGCTTGTCGAGGCGCTTGCCGAGGGCCGGTGCGATGCGACCGAGGTGCGGCTGCGTGTACTCGCCATTATTGGCCAGGCGCTTGTCTTCAGAACCGCGCGCAGTTCTCTTCTACGCCTGACCGGATGGTGGGAAATCCACGCAGATGGCGTTGCCGCCATTCAGCGGGTTGTGCGGGCCCATACGCTGGCAATCGTCCACTGTAGTTTTAGAGAGGCAGACCAATGAATAGCCGCCGCCGCGCCATCATTCTTCTCATAGTTGTAGGAGTGATGATTGCGGCGGCGGTTGTCACGCGGGGCTTTGGCCTTTGGGCAAAGGATAAGGACGAGAGCCTCATCCTCTACGGCAACGTGGATATTCGGGAGGTGAATCTCGGCTTCCGAGTCGGCGGGCGGATCGAGACCATGGCGGTCGATGAGGGCGCCGAGGCAGCGCAGGGCATGGTGTTGGCACAGCTTGATCCCGTGCCGTTCCGGGATGCGCTTGCCGCGGCCGAGGCGCAGGTGGCGGTTGCCCGGGCCGAACTCGAGAAGCGTCGGGCAGGTAATAGGCCTCAGGAGATCGCTCAGGCTAAAGCTGCGGTTGCGGCGCGCCAGGCGGCGCTCGCCCGCGCTCGGGAAAGCTTTGAGCGCCGCCGCGGGCTGGTTGCCAACGGCGCGGTTTCGAAGGCAGCTTTTGAGGCTGCCGAGGCGGAATATCTTGCGGCGCAAGCTGAGCTGCGATCGGCCGAGCAGCTGCTGTCGTTGCAGCAGGCCGGGTTCCGCCGTGAGGATATTGCCGCGGCCGAGGCGCAACTGGCCGCCGCCATTGCCGAGCGGGACCGGGCACGCACTAGTCTTCAGGATGCAACGCTGCGAGCTCCTTCACCCGGTACCATCCTGACCCGCGCGCGTGAGCCGGGTGCCATCGTGCAACCGGGGGAGACGGTTTTCACCCTGACCATTGACCGGCCGGTACGCGTGCGCGCCTATGTGCCAGAGCCGGACCTTGGCCGTATCGCGCCGGGCATGCGGGTTGAAGTTACAAGTGACGGTAACCCAAAAACTTATCATGGCATCATCGGCTTTGTCTCGCCGACGGCCGAGTTTACGCCGAAGACAGTGCAGACGGAGGATTTGCGGACGGATCTTGTCTTCCGCCTGCGGATCAATGTCACCGATGCTGATAATCGCCTGCGCCAGGGTCAGCCGGTGACGGTCAAGATCGTTGGTCTGCACCCGGAGGCGCAACGCTGACATGGCCGAAGCTATCGCCCGTGCCGTTGGTGTCACCAAGCGTTTCGGCGAGACCGGGCCGCCGGCCCTCAATTCAGTTGATATGGATATTGCAGCCGGTCACATGACCGGTCTCGTTGGTCCGGATGGCGCGGGCAAGACCACGCTTATTCGGCTGCTCGCAGGCTTGATCGATCCGGATGAAGGGGAGGTCTCCGTCCTTGGGTGTCCGGCGGTCAGCACCGATCGGTCGGCCATTGGTTATATGCCGCAGCGCTTCGGCCTCTATGAGGACCTGAGTGTTCTTGAAAATCTGCGGCTTTATGCAGATCTGCGCGGCCTTGACCCGGCCTTGCGCGAGGATGTGTTGGAGCGGCTGCTCGAATTCACGGACCTGGGTCGGTTTCAGGCACGCCATGCCGGCCAACTATCGGGCGGCATGAAGCAAAAGCTGGGTCTGGCCTGCGCTCTTGTCAGAACCCCGAAGCTCCTGTTGCTTGATGAACCCGGCGTTGGTGTTGATCCGGTTGCGCGCCGCGAACTCTGGGCCATGGTGCAAGAGCTGGCGGGCGAGGGGATGGGTGTTCTGTGGTCGACGGCCTATCTCGATGAGGCCGAGAAATGCGACACGGTTTTTCTCCTGAACGAAGGGCAGCTTTTGTTCAGCGGGCCGCCGGACCGGCTGACAGCCCGCGTGGACGGGCGAACCTTCCGGCTCGCCTTGCCCCAGGAAGAACGGCGGCCTTTGCTCGAGCGGATCACGGCAAAGGCGGAAATCACCGATGCGATCATCCAAGGCAGCGCCATCCGTTTCCTGACCGCGCAGCATGCACCGCCTGAAGCCGCCGCACTCGGCGCTTCTTCCAGCGAGCGGATTGAGAGCGTGTCTCCGCGCTTTGAGGATGCCTTCATCGATGTGCTGGGTGGGGCTCCAGGGGGCGCGAGCCCTTTGGCGCAACACTATCGGTGGGTGCCGGAGACTGACCAACCGGCCATCGAGGCGCGGGGGCTGACCAAAACGTTCGGCGCGTTCACAGCAGCCAAGGATATCACCTTCTCCGTTCCGCGCGGGCAGATCTTTGGCCTGCTTGGCCCCAACGGCGCGGGCAAATCCACCACCTTTAAAATGCTCTGCGGCCTGCTGACGCCAACCTCCGGCGAGGGCAAGGTCGCAGGTCATGACCTGCGGACGGCACGGGCGGATGCGCGCCAGTCTCTCGGCTACATGGCTCAGAAGTTCTCGCTCTACGGCGATCTCAGCGTTCAGCAGAATTTGGACTTCTTTGGCGGAGTCTATGGTCTTAATCGTTCTGCCCGGCGCGAAGCGATTGACCGAGCCATCGAGATCTTTGAGCTGGAGCGTTACCTCACGACGAACGCCGGCACGCTGCCGCTCGGCCTCAAGCAGCGTCTGGCGCTTGCCTGCGCGGTCCTTCACGAGCCGCCCGTGCTGTTCCTCGACGAGCCGACATCGGGTGTCGACCCGGTCACCCGCCGGGAGTTCTGGGGACACATCAACGGGCTGGTGCAGCGGGGCGTGACGGTTCTGGTGACGACCCACTTCATGGAGGAAGCGGAATATTGTGATCGCATTGCGCTTATTTACCGAGCGCGGGAGATCGCCATCGGCACACCCGACGATCTGAAGGCTCGGGCTACCACACTCACAAGCCTTGCCGATCCGACGATGGAGGATGCATTCATCGCGCTTATCAAGGCCTGCGAGCAGGAGGTGGAGGCAGCATGAACACTACCTTCAACGCTCGGCGCTTCCTTGCGCTGCTT
The window above is part of the Pedomonas mirosovicensis genome. Proteins encoded here:
- the glk gene encoding glucokinase, encoding MTSSSQIAAIEAAVSDSAGLILVGDIGGTHARFALAPLAGSLQLTALRKWRVADFPTLVKAAQAYLEEVAPNSAVRLGSIAVAGPAVDDRVQVTNCHWQFSIQETQHALGFEQLHTINDFAANSWALPGLEDVDLVPIGACRPDKGRDGLSVVLGPGTGLGVGAIHCGRDGRVTVFETEGGHVSFAPTNEEEDRILLRLRQRYGRVSYERLLCGAGLVNIYDALADCGTEIEPSEVTARAISDPRAARAVELFCEMLGSFAGDVALMYGAWNGVYLAGGVLGAMRQALAGGGFRRCFENKGRFSAMLAQVPTLLIDQPALGLMGAAAALRHQLGSR
- a CDS encoding DUF6152 family protein, encoding MKHGFTLRIFLGVFTAAGLSSGVPNLALAHHGWSSYDASKIITLTAQLQDVVWRNPHAEAKVDYSGETWVVVLAPISRMEARGLTKDMLKNGVTATLEGYPRSDGTPEMRLERITVNGKTVELR
- a CDS encoding DJ-1/PfpI family protein — translated: MNNRQMLRYSLAMIALSGGAGAAWLLSLPPGRKSRIAPPIKQAEKDTMIAALRPPKRSCPLIAILGANDGSETTDYLMPYGILRHAGVADVIALGMVPGPIRLYPALKVLPQATVAHFDARHPEGADYVIVPAMRRDDDPAILRWIKHQSSKGATIIGVCAGAKVVANAGLLDGRWATTHWYYLDTMRARHPAIHYIPDRRLVVDRGVLTTTGITASIPLSLTLIEAIAGRELASAIAENLGVTDWDARHDSSAFQFARPFALTAICNRLSFWKHEWLGLMLEADTDEVSLALLADAWSRTYRSSVVTLASAAGVLPTRHGLLVLPDRALIDWPGKQRVMLVARQKPAQVLDEALLAIAARYGERTADFVAMQLEYSRESPQSWANET
- a CDS encoding ZIP family metal transporter, which gives rise to MPLWAQAGLWSLLGASSLLVGALLGYLLKLPTRLTAGIMAFGCGVLISAVAYDLIMEGFQQGGLWPIIGGALAGSAAYTIANWLVNKGGGKHRKRSGDQQKDQAGGGMAIAIGSLLDGVPESIVLGVGLLTGGSVSLAMLAAIFLSNLPEGMTSAIGMKKAGRSRLYVFGLWTGVVALSTCAAATGAALLGDAAPSSIAAVNAVAAGALLAMIADTMLPEAVEEEHGGTGMLVVVGLLAAFALSHSSL
- a CDS encoding formate/nitrite transporter family protein — its product is MERDDESDTFEATEALSPREEHEATKRTSPNAIIIHEAIRREGEEELARPVSSLAWSGLAAGLSMGLSLMGEGLLHAALPDAPWRKLIASFGYSLGFVAVVLGRQQLFTENTLTGVVPVLHAKTLGAIGALARLWSVVFLANITGTILFALVVSYAHLFDADVYQAFEEIGVRAVESGFWTTFVRAIVAGWMIALMVWLLPAAGTARLFVVILLTYFVGLGHLAHVIAGSAEVAYVALVGAIGWDSYFLEFLLPTLLGNTLGGGILVATLNHAQVRAEL
- a CDS encoding DUF418 domain-containing protein — translated: MSAERSLGPTPADKRIRLLDYLRGIAVCGILPVNIIVMGTVGGTEGRTFPARLDANWIGWSIQRLFLEGAMRGLFTLLFGAGMLMMLRRTEGDTPQVAPIDIWTRRCLALLLFGVIHFALLLWPGEILWTYGVAGFALLAFRSARPATLWIAALIILASLSAFRAYDTGTWVARYQLAATAELAQQQGQTLTQEQKTALETAQEVKNSVYPGEAARRAEIDQRTNLGPLLSWSAAGWASRHLGNYSWLGVAESLSFMLIGMALFRSGVLTGNCSFRKYMKMAAIGISFGLALRTLDFLWQARTGFELDIHRLNLSVSLLRSASYEPARLALTLGYIGLIALLFQQRAPARSGFLEALGRMALTAYTLQSLLTSTLFYGFGTFGTFGYAALAAISAAIWFVSGTFCLWWLRHFSIGPAEWLLRAIAYGRLPRLRAPVSAPLL
- a CDS encoding TetR family transcriptional regulator, translated to MEQTRPSLPIEMRLLEAAIDQFGREGLDGASTRKIAAAAATTMSAITYHYGGKEGLYLAAARYIAEQIGQRMAPALAASEAGVVGEPVWMRRPRHC
- a CDS encoding DUF1956 domain-containing protein, with protein sequence MDRFVEVMTDPESERWARFIVREQMDPTEAFDTIFATMGVVAHRIVALVEALAEGRCDATEVRLRVLAIIGQALVFRTARSSLLRLTGWWEIHADGVAAIQRVVRAHTLAIVHCSFREADQ
- the hlyD gene encoding secretion protein HlyD, whose protein sequence is MNSRRRAIILLIVVGVMIAAAVVTRGFGLWAKDKDESLILYGNVDIREVNLGFRVGGRIETMAVDEGAEAAQGMVLAQLDPVPFRDALAAAEAQVAVARAELEKRRAGNRPQEIAQAKAAVAARQAALARARESFERRRGLVANGAVSKAAFEAAEAEYLAAQAELRSAEQLLSLQQAGFRREDIAAAEAQLAAAIAERDRARTSLQDATLRAPSPGTILTRAREPGAIVQPGETVFTLTIDRPVRVRAYVPEPDLGRIAPGMRVEVTSDGNPKTYHGIIGFVSPTAEFTPKTVQTEDLRTDLVFRLRINVTDADNRLRQGQPVTVKIVGLHPEAQR